A window of Nicotiana tabacum cultivar K326 chromosome 24, ASM71507v2, whole genome shotgun sequence contains these coding sequences:
- the LOC107822906 gene encoding uncharacterized protein LOC107822906: MDIGLSKIGVKMTKAVIFPIKVCYRTVWNHPFLVCMLCFLAFLYTSFPFVFSLLVTVSPVLVCTALLLGTLLSYGQPNIPQFEMEENTADGIMPLKTRLSRDVSRVESDNRYTDQERDKVDQSTDKSSLLSEVHRGQRFGDHSPLVDGVSREVAREFHEQKNEEKIGDEDLMENQYSPSSKADDESVEFDNDKSVDSFDSRRVNLDSPPGSPWKQREEEYNEALDSGSDRAESSSPDASIADIMPMLDELHPLLDEDNPQPVNISHDVSHAASESSSESSEGDNESDDGSEDQEELAAADDENEDEEETRDKEDPKSAITWTEEDQKNLMDLGSSELERNQRLESLIARRRSRKNMSLIDEKNLIDLVSANFPLNIPPISTARQNPFDLPSDNYDLGLPPIPGSAPSILLPRRNPFDLPYDPSEEKPDLTGDNFQQEFITSQPKEPFFRRHESFSVGPSIFGLNKQDKKDIRLRPYFVPDMMASERTSYSPFQRHPSDLSDSKVSSALETESQGSIEDLEDKNLTEEDVEDKNLNEEHIFKEPELISKIENAADDVGHGSQSSEEVECLVLGAADKRDIELDDTDVKLQNVENRHKVGPIVFHEETAASSMELDPSKISSKSETSEQKFSSQSSSSSSSEVSERTFADKEVVRLSSEEAMSHVETISGQPSPNGSDLNITSNSVDESLHLEPIYDASPPSIKKNISSSSIASDPLPDSEMELPPELVKRTVSFIEREPNNQDIEKSIPTNERILSSVDSQELRPREPVMDRDDLDVAKSEVSKCDEVFGSASAPPLHVRETQASIDSKSSKKEPPVSPVESSEKEGTTESLNVSKIQEVVPPIVNSPRSPESAPEPPNAKVKTKESESSKNGPVPKVSSLKDHEMGLPTVEPRPTEDVDLIHKHLPEEDAERPLARDSKGKGASSHSQSVGTDSATIQVVKNHTDKPNTSFQRESEMGPSEASSSKNSELSPKEFVVSEISEADVGKVDHKVVKQDDKATTTGKPDHVVELPQETGLVKGDVKGKKENPTSEAQVQVQATPKENEYS, from the exons ATGGATATTGGATTGTCAAAGATTGGAGTTAAAATGACTAAAGCTGTAATCTTTCCGATTAAAGTGTGTTATAGGACAGTTTGGAATCATCCATTCCTTGTGTGTATGCTGTGTTTCTTGGCATTTCTGTACACATCATTTCCTTTTGTATTTTCCCTATTGGTGACAGTCTCACCTGTTCTTGTTTGCACTGCTCTTCTGCTTGGAACTTTGCTAAGTTATGGTCAGCCTAACATACCCCAAtttgaaatggaagaaaatacaGCTGATGGTATAATGCCTCTGAAAACTAGGTTGTCACGAGATGTTAGTCGTGTTGAGAGTGACAATAGATATACTGATCAAGAGAGGGATAAAGTAGACCAGTCAACTGATAAATCTAGCTTGCTTAGTGAGGTTCATAGAGGTCAAAGATTTGGCGATCATTCTCCTCTAGTTGATGGAGTTTCTCGGGAAGTGGCAAGGGAGTTTCATGAGCAGAAGAATGAAGAGAAAATTGGTGATGAGGATCTTATGGAGAATCAGTACTCTCCCTCCTCGAAGGCTGACGATGAGAGTGTTGAATTTGATAACGACAAATCAGTTGATTCCTTCGATTCTAGAAGGGTTAACCTTGATTCTCCTCCCGGTTCACCTTGGAAACAAAGGGAGGAGGAATACAACGAGGCCTTAGATTCAGGGTCTGATCGAGCAGAGAGCTCTTCTCCGGATGCTTCAATAGCTGATATTATGCCAATGCTTGATGAGTTGCATCCGCTTTTAGATGAAGACAATCCTCAACCTGTCAATATTTCGCATGATGTTTCTCATGCTGCTTCAGAGAGTTCCAGCGAGTCCTCCGAGGGTGATAATGAATCTGATGATGGTTCTGAAGACCAGGAAGAACTAGCAGCTGCAGATGATGAgaacgaagacgaagaagaaacaCGAGACAAAGAAGATCCAAAGTCTGCTATTACATGGACAGAGGAGGATCAGAAGAATCTAATGGACTTGGGAAGCTCTGAGCTAGAAAGGAATCAACGGTTAGAGAGTCTTATTGCAAGGAGAAGATCAAGGAAGAACATGAGTTTGATAGATGAGAAGAATTTGATAGACTTGGTAAGTGCTAATTTTCCATTAAACATCCCTCCCATTTCAACAGCAAGACAGAACCCTTTTGATCTTCCTAGTGATAACTATGACCTTGGACTGCCTCCTATCCCTGGCTCTGCTCCATCTATTTTATTACCGAGGCGGAACCCGTTTGATCTTCCTTATGACCCAAGTGAAGAGAAACCTGATCTTACAGGAGACAATTTCCAACAAGAGTTTATCACATCTCAACCAAAAGAGCCATTTTTTAGGAGGCATGAAAGTTTTAGTGTTGGACCCTCAATCTTTGGGCTGAACAAGCAAGACAAGAAAGATATACGCTTGAGACCTTATTTTGTTCCTGATATGATGGCTTCTGAAAGAACAAGTTATTCACCATTTCAAAGGCATCCTAGCGATCTCAGTGATTCTAAGGTAAGTTCTGCTCTTGAAACAGAGTCACAGGGTTCTATTGAAGATCTGGAAGACAAGAACCTCACTGAAGAAGATGTAGAAGACAAGAACCTGAATGAAGAACATATCTTCAAGGAACCAGAGCTGATATCTAAGATAGAGAATGCTGCTGATGATGTCGGACATGGAAGCCAATCCTCCGAAGAAGTTGAATGTCTGGTCCTAGGTGCAGCTGATAAGAGAGATATTGAACTCGATGACACTGATGTTAAACTGCAGAATGTGGAAAATCGTCATAAAGTGGGACCAATTGTGTTCCATGAAGAAACAGCGGCCAGTTCCATGGAACTTGATCCGTCTAAAATTAGTTCAAAGTCAGAAACTTCTGAACAAAAATTTAGTAGTCAGTCAAGCTCCTCTTCATCGTCAGAAGTAAGTGAAAGGACCTTTGCTGACAAAGAAGTAGTGAGATTAAGTTCAGAGGAAGCAATGAGTCATGTTGAAACCATCTCCGGGCAaccttcaccaaatgggtcagaTCTAAACATCACAAGCAATTCAGTGGACGAGAGCTTACATTTGGAACCTATTTATGATGCCAGTCCTCCTTCcattaagaaaaatatttcttcCTCCTCAATTGCTTCAGATCCACTTCCAGACTCTGAAATGGAGTTGCCCCCTGAATTGGTTAAAAGAACTGTTTCTTTTATTGAGAGGGAACCTAATAATCAAGACATTGAGAAGTCCATTCCGACTAATGAACGGATTCTTTCATCAGTAGATTCCCAAGAATTGCGGCCGAGAGAGCCGGTAATGGACAGAGATGATCTTGATGTTGCAAAGTCGGAGGTATCAAAATGTGATGAAGTCTTTGGCAGTGCAAGTGCTCCTCCACTACATGTACGAGAGACTCAGGCATCTATTGactcaaaatcgtccaaaaaa GAGCCACCTGTTTCCCCAGTTGAGTCATCTGAGAAAGAAGGCACCACGGAGAGCTTGAATGTGTCAAAAATCCAGGAAGTTGTTCCTCCTATTGTCAACTCTCCCAGGAGTCCCGAGTCTGCTCCTGAGCCACCTAATGCTAAGGTGAAAACTAAAGAATCTGAAAGTTCGAAAAATGGACCAGTGCCTAAAGTGTCAAGTTTGAAAGACCACGAGATGGGATTACCAACTGTTGAACCAAGACCAACTGAAGATGTTGATTTGATTCATAAGCATCTTCCTGAAGAGGATGCTGAAAGACCCCTTGCAAGAGACTCCAAAGGCAAGGGAGCTTCTTCACATTCACAGAGCGTGGGGACAGACTCAGCTACGATACAAGTCGTGAAAAACCATACAGATAAACCAAACACGAGCTTCCAACGAGAATCAGAAATGGGACCAAGTGAAGCCAGCTCATCCAAGAATTCTGAATTAAGTCCTAAAGAATTTGTTGTATCTGAAATAAGTGAAGCTGATGTTGGAAAAGTAGATCATAAAGTTGTAAAACAAGATGATAAGGCAACAACCACTGGAAAGCCAGATCATGTAGTTGAGTTGCCTCAAGAGACAGGTCTGGTTAAAGGTGATGTTAAAGGCAAGAAAGAGAACCCCACAAGTGAggctcaagttcaagttcaagcgaCTCCGAAAGAGAATGAGTATAGCTAG